One segment of Paenibacillus rhizovicinus DNA contains the following:
- a CDS encoding AI-2E family transporter: protein MERFTNNRIFTWLVYLILGLIALYLLLLLKPIFIHIYIFLRAVLAPFLIAMIISYVLNPIVSLLHERRVPRTMAVLLIYAVFCASLTVVLMNAIPMFLDQLQELNRHMPDLSMKAQNIVDDLNNSSLLPESIRSGINKALYKLEKHGSDAIFSFINNIGAMLNVVFIAFIIPFLAFYILKDFEVFERTLLTYVPKPHRKHAVRLLKDIDNALGSYIRGQFLVCIIVGTLAYIGYLIIGMPYALLLASVVAVTNIIPYLGPFFGAAPALVMASTVSLKMMLMVVIVNTVCQILEGNVISPQVVGRTLHMHPLSIIFALLVGGELAGIVGMILAVPIFAALKVIVQHIFAYYVRRKTI from the coding sequence GTGGAACGGTTCACGAACAACCGTATTTTTACTTGGCTCGTCTATCTCATATTGGGATTGATCGCCTTGTATCTGCTGCTGCTGTTGAAGCCGATTTTCATCCACATCTATATCTTCCTGCGGGCGGTGCTCGCGCCGTTCTTGATTGCGATGATTATCTCGTACGTGCTGAATCCGATCGTCAGCCTGCTGCATGAGCGGAGGGTGCCGCGGACGATGGCGGTGCTGCTTATCTATGCGGTTTTCTGTGCATCGTTGACCGTAGTCTTGATGAATGCCATCCCCATGTTCCTGGATCAGCTGCAGGAGCTGAATCGCCATATGCCGGATTTATCGATGAAAGCCCAGAACATCGTCGACGATCTGAACAATTCTTCGCTTCTGCCGGAGAGCATTCGTTCGGGAATCAATAAAGCGCTGTACAAGCTGGAGAAACACGGCTCGGATGCCATCTTCAGCTTCATCAACAATATCGGGGCGATGCTGAACGTCGTCTTTATCGCGTTCATCATTCCGTTCCTGGCGTTCTATATTTTGAAGGATTTCGAGGTGTTCGAGCGGACGCTGTTGACCTACGTGCCTAAACCGCACCGCAAGCACGCCGTACGGCTGCTGAAAGACATCGATAACGCCTTGGGAAGCTACATACGCGGTCAATTTCTCGTGTGCATCATCGTCGGTACGCTGGCGTACATCGGCTATCTCATCATCGGCATGCCCTATGCGCTGTTGCTGGCGAGCGTCGTCGCGGTAACGAACATTATTCCGTACTTGGGTCCGTTCTTCGGCGCGGCTCCGGCACTCGTGATGGCCTCGACCGTTTCGCTCAAAATGATGCTGATGGTCGTCATCGTGAACACCGTCTGCCAAATTCTCGAAGGCAATGTCATCTCCCCGCAGGTGGTGGGCCGCACGCTGCATATGCACCCGCTGTCGATTATTTTCGCGCTGCTCGTCGGCGGAGAATTGGCGGGCATCGTCGGCATGATATTGGCGGTGCCGATCTTCGCGGCGCTCAAGGTTATCGTGCAGCATATCTTCGCGTATTACGTGCGCAGGAAGACGATTTGA
- the mnmA gene encoding tRNA 2-thiouridine(34) synthase MnmA: MSNSNIRVVVGMSGGVDSSVTALLLKQQGYDVIGIFMKNWDDTDELGHCTAEEDAEDVRRVCDQIGIPYYTVNFEKAYHDKVFAYFLEEYRNGRTPNPDVMCNREIKFGDFLQKALELGADYLATGHYARLERTTDGESKLLRGVDPGKDQTYFLHALRQDQLAKAMFPIGHLPKPEVRRIAEEFGLATAKKKDSTGVCFIGERNFKQFLSGYLPAQPGPMVDIVTGETKGRHDGLMYYTLGQRQGLGIGGSGNGEPWFVADKDLKENILYVVQGDAHPSLYSAGLTATGINWISPVKPEGEFACTAKFRYRQPDQQVKVTFRADGSTADVKFLQQQKAITPGQAVVFYDGDVCLGGGTIDIVQK, encoded by the coding sequence ATGAGCAATTCCAATATCCGCGTTGTCGTCGGCATGTCAGGCGGCGTCGATTCGTCCGTTACGGCCTTGCTGTTGAAACAGCAAGGGTACGACGTAATCGGCATTTTCATGAAAAACTGGGATGACACCGATGAACTCGGCCATTGCACGGCCGAAGAGGATGCAGAAGACGTACGCCGCGTCTGCGACCAAATCGGCATCCCTTATTATACGGTCAATTTCGAGAAAGCTTATCACGATAAGGTATTCGCCTACTTTCTCGAGGAATACCGGAACGGCCGGACGCCGAACCCCGACGTCATGTGCAACCGCGAAATCAAATTCGGCGATTTCCTGCAGAAAGCGCTGGAGCTGGGTGCCGATTACTTGGCTACCGGACACTACGCCCGCCTAGAGCGTACCACCGACGGGGAATCGAAGCTGCTGCGCGGCGTCGATCCCGGCAAAGACCAAACGTACTTCCTGCACGCCTTAAGGCAGGATCAGCTGGCCAAAGCCATGTTCCCGATCGGACATCTGCCTAAACCGGAAGTCCGGCGGATCGCCGAGGAGTTCGGTCTTGCGACGGCGAAGAAGAAGGACAGCACTGGCGTCTGCTTCATCGGCGAACGCAATTTCAAGCAATTCTTAAGCGGCTATTTGCCTGCTCAGCCAGGTCCTATGGTCGATATCGTAACCGGCGAGACGAAAGGCCGGCACGACGGTCTGATGTATTACACCCTCGGACAACGCCAAGGACTCGGCATCGGCGGTTCAGGAAACGGCGAGCCCTGGTTCGTGGCAGACAAGGACTTGAAGGAGAATATCCTCTACGTCGTGCAAGGCGATGCGCATCCGAGCTTGTACTCGGCGGGATTGACCGCTACGGGCATCAACTGGATTTCTCCCGTTAAGCCGGAAGGCGAGTTCGCATGCACCGCGAAGTTCCGTTACCGTCAGCCGGATCAGCAGGTAAAAGTCACGTTCCGCGCAGACGGCTCGACCGCCGACGTTAAATTCTTGCAGCAGCAGAAAGCAATCACGCCCGGACAAGCGGTCGTCTTCTACGACGGAGATGTCTGTCTCGGCGGCGGTACGATCGATATCGTGCAGAAGTAA
- the cymR gene encoding cysteine metabolism transcriptional regulator CymR — MKISTKGRYGLTIMMELAAKFGEGPTSLKSIAERNQLSEHYLEQLIAPLRNAGLVKSIRGAYGGYILSKEPYTITSGDVIRILEGPISPVDFTEEDDPAKRNLWLRIRNSIAEVLDSTTLADLVTYKEEVKQDSYMFYI; from the coding sequence ATGAAAATTTCAACGAAAGGCCGTTACGGCCTCACGATTATGATGGAACTGGCCGCCAAATTCGGCGAAGGACCAACATCGCTGAAAAGCATCGCGGAACGTAATCAATTATCGGAACATTACTTGGAGCAGCTGATCGCTCCGCTGCGGAACGCAGGACTCGTTAAGAGCATCCGCGGCGCGTACGGAGGTTACATTCTGTCCAAGGAACCCTATACGATTACTTCGGGCGATGTCATTCGAATTTTGGAAGGTCCGATTTCACCGGTCGATTTCACGGAAGAAGACGATCCGGCCAAAAGAAACCTTTGGCTCCGCATTCGCAACAGCATCGCGGAAGTGCTGGATTCAACGACGCTTGCCGACCTCGTTACCTATAAAGAAGAGGTTAAGCAGGACTCTTATATGTTCTACATTTAA
- a CDS encoding PRC-barrel domain-containing protein: protein MLRLQHLIGLPVIEMNAGKHVGHVKDAWFDEHWQLGGIILDAGRRFFTSMKAVLWSEVLVCGEDAVIIMNEASVKRTKQADIQRSFLTGTVRLKDLPVITAHGEQLGRVSDVYFGEIQGTQIIGYELTDGFIADIMEGRKWLPAPLQADEVMLGNDVIIVPAGSEDYLSPVVVSETDIREK, encoded by the coding sequence GTGTTAAGACTACAGCATCTGATTGGACTGCCTGTCATTGAAATGAACGCCGGCAAGCATGTCGGACATGTGAAGGATGCATGGTTTGACGAGCACTGGCAGCTTGGCGGCATTATTTTGGACGCCGGAAGGCGATTCTTTACTTCGATGAAAGCCGTCTTGTGGAGCGAGGTTCTGGTCTGCGGAGAAGATGCGGTTATCATTATGAACGAAGCATCGGTGAAACGGACGAAACAAGCGGATATACAGCGTTCTTTCCTAACGGGAACCGTGCGATTGAAAGATCTGCCTGTCATTACCGCGCATGGCGAACAACTTGGACGCGTATCCGATGTTTATTTTGGCGAGATACAGGGTACACAAATAATAGGCTATGAATTGACGGACGGTTTCATAGCGGATATCATGGAAGGCCGCAAATGGCTTCCTGCTCCGCTGCAAGCTGATGAAGTCATGCTTGGCAATGATGTCATTATAGTACCGGCCGGAAGCGAGGACTACCTCTCGCCGGTCGTTGTTTCAGAGACGGATATTAGGGAGAAATGA
- a CDS encoding cysteine desulfurase family protein, protein MERIYYDHAASSPMHPDAAAAMMDVFTGTVGNPSSIHGNGRAARQLLNHSRDLIASGLGCAPAELVFTSGGTESDNEAIIGAARAARQNGKSHIITTAAEHHAVLHACESLEREGFRLTVLPVNEQGVVAASDVAAAITNETALISVMYVNNETGTIQPIHAIGEIARSRGVAFHVDAVQALGVLPIELRSMPVDLMSFSAHKINGPQGVGALFVRKGTVLEPLLHGGSQERKRRPGTENIAGIVGFAAAFERCVNSMAERKLFLDKLRYTWIERMKAIAGAERVVVNGHETEYAPHILNLSFLGFTSETLLMNLDLVGIAASGGSACTAGALEPSHVLLAMGISQERQSSAVRFSFGLGNTMEELESAVKKVETFMSRIRNTA, encoded by the coding sequence ATGGAACGCATTTATTACGATCACGCGGCTTCATCGCCGATGCATCCCGATGCCGCGGCTGCGATGATGGACGTGTTTACGGGCACCGTAGGCAACCCGTCGAGCATTCACGGGAACGGACGCGCGGCGAGGCAGCTGCTGAACCATTCGCGTGACCTTATCGCCAGCGGACTGGGCTGTGCGCCGGCCGAGCTTGTTTTTACTAGCGGAGGCACGGAGAGCGATAACGAAGCGATTATCGGCGCCGCAAGAGCTGCCCGGCAGAACGGCAAATCCCATATCATTACGACTGCCGCCGAGCATCATGCCGTTCTTCACGCCTGCGAGTCGCTGGAGCGGGAAGGCTTTCGCCTGACCGTGCTGCCAGTGAACGAACAAGGCGTCGTGGCGGCTTCTGATGTCGCGGCGGCGATCACGAACGAAACGGCGCTGATCAGCGTCATGTATGTCAACAATGAGACCGGCACGATTCAACCGATTCATGCAATCGGCGAAATCGCCCGGTCTCGCGGCGTTGCGTTTCATGTCGATGCTGTGCAGGCATTAGGCGTGCTGCCGATCGAATTGCGCTCGATGCCCGTTGATCTTATGAGCTTCTCCGCCCATAAAATCAACGGGCCGCAAGGCGTGGGCGCGCTCTTCGTCCGTAAGGGCACCGTTCTGGAGCCGCTGCTTCACGGAGGATCGCAGGAACGGAAGAGACGGCCGGGTACGGAGAACATCGCAGGCATCGTTGGGTTCGCCGCCGCGTTTGAACGTTGTGTGAATTCGATGGCGGAACGGAAACTTTTCTTGGACAAGCTACGTTATACATGGATAGAACGGATGAAAGCTATCGCCGGCGCGGAACGGGTCGTGGTGAACGGCCATGAAACGGAATATGCGCCGCATATCTTGAATCTTAGCTTCCTCGGCTTCACGTCGGAGACGCTGCTGATGAATTTAGATCTTGTCGGCATTGCGGCTTCCGGCGGCTCTGCTTGCACGGCCGGCGCGCTCGAGCCTTCTCATGTGCTGCTAGCGATGGGAATCTCGCAAGAACGTCAATCTTCCGCTGTACGGTTTAGCTTCGGTTTGGGAAATACTATGGAGGAACTCGAATCGGCGGTTAAAAAAGTTGAAACCTTTATGAGCCGCATTCGTAATACTGCCTAG